In one window of Vibrio sp. JC009 DNA:
- a CDS encoding YajG family lipoprotein, with protein MKKIIIAASLAFLAACSSSPQQTQISFNPKTTTSQNRVVDNKTFTLTSRDIRSAQYVALIDTGRSNIEPVHAQQNVRITLETALQEQFRSQGYYISVNSQNTVELEVQELLVNVRHSVMANEMDAKVTIKLTAETPAGKLVKTYNGTAAKSGAFSASDAQIEMVINDITSLVLEDIANDQELTNYMKERF; from the coding sequence ATGAAGAAAATCATCATTGCTGCCTCACTGGCTTTTCTGGCGGCGTGCTCATCGTCACCGCAGCAGACACAGATTAGCTTTAACCCAAAAACAACAACAAGCCAGAACCGGGTTGTAGATAACAAGACTTTTACTCTGACCAGCCGGGATATCCGCTCTGCTCAGTATGTCGCTCTGATCGATACCGGACGCAGCAATATTGAACCGGTCCACGCGCAGCAGAATGTACGAATCACTCTGGAAACCGCGCTGCAGGAGCAGTTCCGCTCACAGGGCTATTATATTTCAGTAAACAGCCAGAATACGGTTGAACTGGAAGTTCAGGAACTTCTGGTGAATGTAAGACACAGTGTGATGGCAAATGAAATGGATGCAAAAGTCACCATTAAGCTGACCGCTGAAACGCCAGCCGGAAAGCTGGTTAAAACATACAACGGCACCGCAGCCAAGTCGGGCGCATTCAGTGCCTCTGACGCTCAGATTGAAATGGTTATTAATGATATCACCAGCCTGGTATTGGAAGATATTGCCAATGATCAGGAACTTACCAACTACATGAAGGAACGTTTCTAA
- a CDS encoding Na(+)-translocating NADH-quinone reductase subunit A, translating to MITIKKGLDLPISGAPAQVINDGKTVKKVALLGEEYVGMRPTMHVRVDDEVKKGQVLFADKKNPGVVFTSPASGKVIEINRGAKRVLQSVVIEVAGDEQITFDSFDAKAIAELDRETVKKQLIDSGVWTALRTRPFSKVPAVDSSTQAIFVTAMDTNPLAADPEVIINEQQEAFVAGLDLLSTLTDGKVYVCKGEHSLPKSEKPNVEEHMFDGPHPAGLVGTHMHHLYPVSMEHVAWGINYQDVIAFGKLFLTGEIYTDRVISLAGPVVTTPRLVRTQLGACTDDILDGELMPGEVRAISGSVLSGTKASGPHAYLGRYHQQVSVLREGRDKELFGWAMPGKNKFSVTKSFLSHLFKGQLFNMTTALNGGERAMVPIGNFEKVLPLDMEATPLLRDLCARDVDSAQRLGCLELDEEDLALCTYVCPGKSEYGVMLRECLEIIEKEG from the coding sequence ATGATTACAATAAAGAAGGGCTTAGATCTTCCGATCTCGGGAGCTCCTGCCCAGGTGATTAATGACGGTAAAACCGTCAAAAAAGTCGCCTTGCTTGGCGAAGAGTACGTTGGCATGCGACCTACCATGCATGTTCGCGTTGATGATGAAGTGAAAAAAGGTCAGGTTCTTTTTGCTGATAAGAAGAATCCTGGTGTGGTATTCACTTCTCCTGCAAGTGGTAAAGTTATCGAAATTAATCGTGGCGCAAAACGTGTCCTTCAGTCTGTTGTGATTGAAGTGGCAGGTGATGAGCAGATCACTTTCGATAGCTTCGATGCTAAAGCCATCGCTGAACTTGACCGTGAAACGGTTAAGAAGCAGCTGATTGACTCTGGTGTCTGGACTGCTTTGCGTACTCGTCCGTTTAGCAAGGTTCCGGCTGTTGACTCATCAACTCAGGCGATTTTTGTTACTGCAATGGATACCAATCCATTGGCGGCTGATCCTGAAGTTATTATCAATGAGCAGCAGGAAGCTTTTGTAGCGGGTCTTGATCTGCTATCCACTCTGACTGACGGTAAGGTTTACGTTTGTAAAGGTGAGCACAGCTTACCAAAGAGCGAAAAGCCTAATGTTGAAGAGCATATGTTCGACGGACCGCACCCAGCGGGCCTTGTTGGTACTCATATGCATCACCTGTACCCGGTAAGCATGGAACATGTTGCCTGGGGCATCAACTATCAGGACGTTATCGCGTTCGGTAAGTTGTTCCTGACAGGTGAAATCTACACAGACCGTGTTATTTCTCTTGCGGGTCCTGTCGTTACCACCCCTCGTCTGGTACGTACTCAGCTTGGTGCATGCACCGATGATATCCTTGATGGTGAGCTGATGCCGGGCGAAGTTCGTGCTATCTCAGGAAGCGTTCTTTCCGGTACCAAAGCTTCTGGTCCTCACGCTTACCTTGGCCGTTATCACCAGCAGGTTTCCGTATTGCGCGAAGGTCGCGATAAAGAACTGTTTGGCTGGGCGATGCCGGGTAAAAACAAATTCTCTGTAACTAAGTCTTTCCTTTCTCATCTGTTCAAAGGCCAGCTGTTTAATATGACAACGGCTCTGAACGGTGGTGAGCGTGCCATGGTTCCAATCGGCAACTTTGAAAAAGTACTGCCTCTTGATATGGAAGCGACGCCACTGCTACGTGACCTGTGTGCACGCGATGTGGATAGTGCTCAGCGTCTTGGCTGTCTTGAGCTGGACGAAGAAGATTTAGCATTGTGTACCTATGTATGCCCGGGCAAGTCTGAATACGGAGTAATGCTTCGTGAATGCCTGGAAATCATTGAGAAGGAAGGGTAA
- a CDS encoding Na(+)-translocating NADH-quinone reductase subunit C produces the protein MASNNDSIKKTLTVVIAVSLVCSIVVSAAAVFLRDKQQANAVLDKQKNIVAVAGLEGKEGTVPELFAQYIEPRIVDFATGEFIEGDAAAYNQRNAAKDPKQSVKLSGDQDLAKILRRANQGLVYLVKEGNDVSKVILPVHGNGLWSMMYAFVAVETDGNTVAGITYYEQGETPGLGGEIENPRWRAQFVGKKLFDENNKPAIRIVKGGAQPGDIHGVDGLSGATLTANGVQGTFDFWLGEMGFGPFLAKVRDGGLK, from the coding sequence ATGGCAAGTAATAACGATAGCATTAAGAAAACGCTGACTGTCGTTATCGCGGTAAGTTTAGTGTGCTCGATTGTAGTATCTGCTGCAGCGGTATTCTTACGTGATAAACAACAGGCAAATGCGGTTCTGGATAAGCAGAAAAACATCGTTGCGGTTGCGGGTCTTGAAGGCAAAGAAGGCACGGTTCCTGAGCTGTTTGCCCAGTACATTGAGCCTCGTATTGTTGATTTTGCAACGGGTGAGTTCATTGAAGGCGATGCGGCTGCTTACAACCAGCGCAACGCGGCTAAAGATCCTAAGCAGTCAGTGAAACTGAGCGGTGATCAGGATCTGGCTAAGATTCTTCGTCGTGCAAACCAGGGTCTGGTTTATCTGGTTAAAGAAGGCAATGACGTTTCTAAGGTTATCCTTCCTGTTCACGGTAACGGTCTGTGGTCAATGATGTACGCTTTTGTTGCGGTTGAGACTGACGGCAACACAGTGGCGGGTATCACTTACTACGAGCAGGGTGAAACTCCCGGACTTGGTGGTGAGATTGAAAACCCACGCTGGCGTGCACAGTTTGTTGGCAAGAAACTGTTTGATGAAAACAACAAGCCGGCAATCAGAATCGTTAAGGGCGGTGCTCAGCCTGGAGATATCCATGGTGTAGACGGCCTGTCTGGTGCAACTCTGACCGCAAATGGCGTTCAGGGTACATTCGACTTCTGGTTAGGCGAAATGGGCTTTGGTCCGTTCCTGGCTAAAGTGCGTGATGGAGGACTGAAATAA
- a CDS encoding FAD:protein FMN transferase, whose translation MQFKTVVAILCSILVLSACSESRQQIHLSGPTMGTTYNIKYFAGDKTPASEALQKVIDEKLELVNDQMSTYRKSSELSRFNQYKGSEPFEVSKETAYVTQEAVRLNKLTLGALDVTVGPLVNLWGFGPEARPEVVPTDEELAARRAIVGIEHLTVTENSLAKSIPDLYVDLSTIAKGWGVDVIADYLESQGIIDYMVEIGGEIRLKGVNSEKVKWRIAIEKPDVNERAIQEIIEPGDMAIATSGDYRNYFERDGIRYSHIIEPKTGKPISHKVVSVTALHPSCMTADGLATGLMVLGEETGIKVANENNIPVFMVVKTKEGFKEVYSDAFSKFLNK comes from the coding sequence ATGCAATTCAAAACAGTAGTTGCAATTTTATGTTCAATTCTGGTGCTTAGCGCATGCAGCGAAAGCCGCCAGCAGATCCACCTTTCAGGCCCGACGATGGGCACGACTTATAACATCAAGTATTTTGCCGGGGATAAAACGCCTGCATCGGAAGCCTTGCAGAAGGTGATTGATGAAAAACTTGAGCTGGTGAATGACCAGATGTCAACTTACCGCAAAAGTTCTGAGCTAAGCCGCTTTAATCAATACAAGGGTTCGGAGCCGTTTGAGGTTTCAAAGGAGACGGCCTATGTGACTCAGGAAGCGGTTAGGCTGAATAAGCTAACCCTTGGTGCTCTGGATGTGACCGTTGGTCCTCTGGTTAACCTGTGGGGCTTTGGACCGGAAGCGCGTCCTGAAGTTGTGCCAACGGATGAAGAGCTGGCGGCACGCCGTGCAATTGTGGGGATTGAGCACCTGACGGTAACGGAAAACTCTTTGGCAAAATCTATTCCGGATCTTTATGTAGACTTGTCTACGATTGCTAAGGGCTGGGGTGTGGATGTGATTGCTGACTATCTGGAGTCACAGGGCATTATTGATTATATGGTCGAGATCGGCGGCGAGATTCGCCTGAAGGGCGTAAACAGCGAAAAGGTAAAATGGCGTATTGCGATTGAAAAGCCTGATGTTAATGAGCGCGCTATTCAGGAAATCATTGAGCCTGGTGATATGGCTATTGCGACCTCGGGTGATTACCGCAACTACTTTGAGCGTGATGGTATCCGTTACTCCCATATCATTGAGCCAAAAACCGGTAAGCCTATCAGCCATAAAGTTGTTTCTGTTACGGCGCTTCATCCATCCTGTATGACGGCTGACGGTCTTGCAACCGGCCTGATGGTGCTTGGTGAAGAAACGGGAATAAAAGTCGCTAACGAAAATAACATTCCAGTCTTTATGGTAGTTAAAACTAAAGAAGGCTTTAAGGAAGTGTATTCTGATGCGTTTTCTAAGTTTCTGAACAAATAA
- a CDS encoding peptidylprolyl isomerase has protein sequence MRRFFISLLCLFSATAFSAPTVVVDTTMGTFEVELYSEKAPITVENFLTYVKDGSYEGSIFHRVIPGFMAQGGGFDTDMKRLKSNAPIKNEASNRVLNETATIAMARTKAADSATRQFFINYADNDFLDFTHTNPGYAVFGKVTKGFEVVQEMAKQPTASLERYHDVPVTAIVINKITIK, from the coding sequence ATGCGTAGATTTTTTATCTCTCTACTTTGTCTGTTTAGCGCAACGGCTTTTTCTGCCCCAACGGTTGTGGTTGATACCACAATGGGCACATTTGAAGTTGAGCTGTATTCTGAAAAAGCACCGATAACCGTTGAAAACTTCCTGACTTACGTAAAAGACGGCAGCTATGAAGGCTCTATCTTCCACAGGGTTATTCCGGGCTTTATGGCTCAGGGCGGTGGTTTTGATACAGATATGAAGCGCCTGAAATCCAATGCTCCAATCAAAAATGAAGCGAGCAACCGCGTACTGAATGAAACAGCAACCATTGCGATGGCAAGAACTAAAGCGGCTGATTCAGCAACCCGTCAGTTTTTCATTAACTATGCAGACAATGATTTTCTGGACTTCACCCACACCAATCCGGGATACGCGGTATTTGGTAAAGTGACTAAAGGTTTTGAAGTTGTACAGGAAATGGCTAAACAGCCAACTGCCTCTCTGGAACGTTATCATGACGTACCGGTCACAGCGATTGTGATCAATAAAATAACCATAAAATAA
- a CDS encoding NADH:ubiquinone reductase (Na(+)-transporting) subunit D, protein MSVDVKEMKSHLVTPIMDNNPIALQVLGVCSALAVTTKLETAFVMTLAVIFVTAFSNFFVSLIRNHIPNSVRIIIQMAIIASLVIVVDQVLKAYLYDISKQLSVFVGLIITNCIVMGRAEAYAMKSEPLPSLIDGIGNGLGYGFVLITVGFFRELFGSGKLFGMEVFPLVSEGGWYQPNGMMLLAPSAFFLIGFMIWVIRIIKPEQIEAKE, encoded by the coding sequence ATGTCTGTAGATGTTAAAGAGATGAAAAGTCATCTGGTTACTCCAATCATGGACAACAACCCGATTGCCCTTCAGGTATTGGGTGTATGTTCTGCACTGGCGGTAACCACTAAGCTGGAAACAGCGTTTGTAATGACGCTGGCGGTTATCTTTGTAACGGCATTTTCCAACTTCTTCGTATCCCTGATCCGTAACCATATTCCTAACAGTGTGCGTATCATCATTCAGATGGCCATTATCGCATCACTGGTAATCGTGGTTGACCAGGTGCTTAAAGCGTATCTTTACGATATCTCTAAGCAGCTGTCGGTATTCGTTGGTCTGATTATCACCAACTGTATCGTAATGGGTCGTGCAGAAGCTTACGCAATGAAGTCTGAACCACTACCGTCTCTTATCGATGGTATCGGTAACGGTCTGGGTTACGGCTTTGTTCTGATTACTGTTGGTTTCTTCCGTGAGCTGTTTGGTTCTGGCAAGCTGTTTGGTATGGAGGTTTTCCCTCTTGTATCAGAAGGCGGCTGGTATCAGCCAAACGGTATGATGCTTCTGGCACCATCAGCGTTCTTCCTGATTGGTTTTATGATTTGGGTTATCCGTATCATCAAGCCAGAGCAGATCGAAGCGAAGGAGTAA
- a CDS encoding methyltransferase, producing the protein MSDVKTQLTLQERTLNLLRFPKRANETFQAWDAGDEYLIKHLEESGLGENKNILILNDNFGALSCWFSEKHNVTMMSDSYISHKATLKNLQRNQCRHIEFLTAMDKLPEDIDLVLLQIPKNNRFLTWQLHQLRTQLPEGCPVIAVNKVKEIHTSTLKLFEKYLGTTTTSLAWKKHRLVFSQPDCGVKQEVEAVTEWKVDGENFTLKNLPNVYSGESLDLGARFMLENLPVDPTLRHIIDLGCGNGVLSVKAGQLNPQVRITSVDESFMAIESAKRNLIDNLGEGRDIQCIANNCLDGFEQESASLVLCNPPFHQQYTITDHIAWQMFCDAKHVLSTGGKLIVIGNRHLGYDVKLGRLFGKSQVEVIASNKKFVILQATK; encoded by the coding sequence ATGAGTGACGTTAAAACTCAACTCACACTGCAAGAGCGGACACTAAACCTGCTGCGCTTTCCAAAACGGGCTAATGAAACTTTCCAGGCATGGGATGCCGGCGACGAATATCTGATCAAGCACCTTGAAGAGTCAGGACTGGGCGAAAACAAAAACATTCTTATCCTAAATGATAATTTCGGCGCCCTCTCCTGCTGGTTCTCTGAAAAGCATAACGTCACCATGATGAGTGATTCCTATATCTCTCACAAAGCAACGCTAAAGAACCTGCAACGTAATCAGTGCCGTCATATTGAGTTTCTTACCGCGATGGATAAGTTACCTGAAGATATCGATCTGGTTCTGCTGCAGATCCCGAAGAACAACCGCTTTCTTACCTGGCAACTCCACCAGCTAAGAACTCAGCTACCGGAAGGTTGCCCGGTTATCGCAGTTAACAAAGTAAAAGAGATCCACACCTCTACTTTAAAGCTGTTTGAGAAATATCTTGGCACCACAACGACCTCTCTGGCCTGGAAAAAGCACAGATTAGTGTTTTCACAGCCAGACTGCGGGGTTAAACAAGAGGTAGAAGCCGTAACAGAGTGGAAAGTGGATGGTGAAAACTTCACGCTGAAAAACCTGCCAAATGTCTACTCTGGTGAAAGTCTGGATCTGGGAGCCCGCTTTATGCTTGAAAATCTCCCGGTAGATCCCACGCTGCGGCATATCATAGATCTCGGCTGCGGCAACGGCGTACTTTCAGTAAAAGCCGGTCAGCTAAACCCACAGGTCCGGATCACCAGTGTTGATGAAAGCTTTATGGCCATAGAGTCCGCAAAGCGGAATCTTATTGATAACCTTGGTGAAGGGCGGGATATCCAGTGCATTGCCAACAACTGTCTGGATGGGTTTGAGCAGGAAAGCGCATCTCTGGTTCTGTGCAACCCGCCTTTCCACCAGCAGTATACAATTACGGATCATATTGCCTGGCAGATGTTCTGTGATGCTAAGCATGTTCTTAGCACGGGGGGAAAATTAATAGTTATAGGTAACCGTCACCTGGGCTACGATGTTAAGTTAGGACGCCTGTTTGGAAAATCACAGGTTGAAGTCATCGCTTCCAATAAAAAGTTTGTTATATTACAGGCTACTAAATAG
- the nqrF gene encoding NADH:ubiquinone reductase (Na(+)-transporting) subunit F → MESIILGVVMFTVIVLALVLIILMAKSKLVPSGDVTITVNGDPEKSFVTSPGDKLLGAMAGNGIFVSSACGGGGSCGQCRVKVKSGGGDILPTELDHITKGEAREGERLACQVAVKSDMDIELPEEIFGVKKWECEVLSNDNEATFIKELVLKIPEGEEVPFRAGGYIQIEAEPHHIKYSDFDVPDEYREDWDKFDLFRYESIVKEHSIRAYSMASYPDEKGLIKLNVRIATPPPNAPDAPPGVMSSYIWSLKAGDKCTISGPFGEFFAKETDNEMVFIGGGAGMAPMRSHIFDQLLRLKSKRKMSYWYGARSKREMFYIEDFDKLQAENDNFVWHCALSDPLPEDNWDGYTGFIHNVIYENYLKDHEAPEDCEYYMCGPPMMNAAVIGMLKDLGVEDENILLDDFGG, encoded by the coding sequence ATGGAAAGCATTATCCTTGGTGTAGTGATGTTTACCGTGATTGTACTGGCACTGGTTTTAATCATTCTTATGGCTAAATCCAAGCTGGTACCATCGGGTGACGTTACAATTACCGTAAATGGCGATCCAGAGAAAAGCTTTGTGACTTCTCCTGGTGATAAGCTGCTTGGTGCGATGGCTGGTAACGGTATCTTCGTATCATCTGCTTGTGGTGGCGGTGGCTCATGTGGTCAGTGCCGTGTGAAGGTGAAATCTGGTGGCGGTGATATCCTGCCGACAGAGCTTGACCACATCACTAAAGGTGAAGCGCGTGAAGGTGAGCGTCTGGCGTGTCAGGTTGCTGTGAAATCTGACATGGATATCGAGCTGCCTGAAGAGATCTTCGGTGTTAAGAAGTGGGAATGTGAAGTTCTTTCTAACGACAACGAAGCAACCTTCATCAAAGAGCTGGTGCTTAAGATCCCTGAGGGTGAAGAAGTACCGTTCCGTGCGGGTGGTTATATCCAGATTGAAGCTGAGCCTCATCACATCAAATACTCTGACTTTGATGTGCCTGATGAGTACCGCGAAGACTGGGATAAGTTTGATCTGTTCCGTTATGAGTCTATCGTGAAAGAGCACTCAATCCGTGCTTACTCAATGGCTTCATACCCGGATGAGAAGGGTCTTATCAAGCTGAACGTTCGTATTGCCACTCCGCCGCCAAATGCGCCGGATGCGCCTCCGGGCGTGATGTCTTCTTACATCTGGTCACTTAAGGCTGGTGATAAGTGTACGATTTCTGGTCCGTTTGGTGAGTTCTTCGCTAAAGAGACGGATAACGAGATGGTATTTATCGGTGGTGGTGCAGGTATGGCGCCTATGCGTTCGCATATCTTTGACCAGCTGCTGCGTCTTAAGTCTAAGCGTAAGATGTCTTACTGGTACGGTGCACGTTCTAAGCGTGAAATGTTCTACATTGAAGATTTCGATAAGCTGCAGGCTGAGAACGATAACTTCGTTTGGCACTGTGCGCTGTCTGATCCTCTTCCAGAGGACAACTGGGACGGCTACACCGGCTTTATCCACAATGTAATTTATGAGAACTATCTGAAGGATCATGAAGCGCCTGAAGATTGTGAATACTACATGTGTGGTCCTCCAATGATGAACGCAGCCGTTATCGGTATGCTGAAGGATCTTGGTGTTGAGGATGAGAACATCCTGCTTGATGACTTCGGTGGTTAA
- a CDS encoding BolA/IbaG family iron-sulfur metabolism protein yields MLQEVIETKLHQALNPSYLQVINESYLHNVPPGSESHFKVVVVSDSFEGLRPIARHRKVNEALAEELKEHIHALSIHTYTIFEWKEERGEVAPDSVKCKGGDK; encoded by the coding sequence ATGCTTCAAGAAGTGATAGAAACGAAGTTACACCAGGCCCTGAACCCCAGTTACCTTCAGGTTATAAACGAAAGTTATCTGCATAATGTTCCCCCGGGCTCTGAAAGCCACTTTAAAGTCGTTGTTGTCAGTGACTCTTTTGAAGGGTTGAGACCAATTGCGCGTCACAGAAAAGTCAACGAAGCTCTGGCAGAGGAACTAAAAGAACATATTCATGCGCTTTCAATACACACTTATACCATCTTTGAGTGGAAAGAGGAGCGGGGTGAAGTCGCTCCGGATTCTGTGAAGTGCAAAGGTGGTGATAAATAA
- a CDS encoding NADH:ubiquinone reductase (Na(+)-transporting) subunit B: MLKKLFEDLEPHFESGGKWEKWYPLFEATATLFYTPGTVTPRSSHVRDSVDLKRIMIMVWFAVFPAMFWGMYNSGHQAIIALNHMYEGAQLAEVIAGNWHYWLTEAICGSLTTEGAGWLTMMFLGATYFLPIYAVVFAVGGFWEVLFCIVRKHEVNEGFFVTSILFALIVPPTLPLWQAALGITFGVVVAKEIFGGTGRNFLNPALAGRAFLFFAYPAQISGDVVWIAADGFSGATALSQWAQGGMGAIMHNVTGETITWMDAFLGNIPGSIGEVSTLALMIGAAMIVYMGIASWRIIAGVMIGMIATSFLFNIIGSDTNPMFAMPWHWHLVLGGFAFGMFFMATDPVSASFTEKGKWAYGALIGVMCVLVRVVNPAYPEGMMLAILFANLFAPLFDYYVVEKNVKRRQARYGK; the protein is encoded by the coding sequence ATGCTTAAAAAGTTATTTGAGGACTTAGAGCCGCATTTTGAATCCGGCGGTAAGTGGGAGAAGTGGTATCCGCTTTTCGAAGCGACTGCGACCCTTTTCTACACTCCGGGTACAGTAACGCCGCGCAGCTCTCACGTTCGTGACAGTGTCGACCTGAAACGTATCATGATCATGGTATGGTTTGCGGTATTCCCGGCTATGTTCTGGGGTATGTACAACTCAGGTCATCAGGCAATTATTGCTCTGAACCATATGTATGAAGGTGCTCAGCTTGCTGAAGTGATTGCAGGCAACTGGCACTACTGGCTGACAGAGGCGATCTGTGGAAGCTTAACCACAGAAGGTGCCGGCTGGCTCACCATGATGTTCCTGGGCGCAACTTACTTCCTGCCAATCTATGCCGTAGTGTTTGCAGTGGGTGGTTTCTGGGAGGTCCTGTTCTGTATCGTTCGCAAGCACGAAGTTAACGAAGGTTTCTTTGTTACTTCTATCCTGTTTGCTCTGATTGTTCCGCCAACGCTGCCACTTTGGCAGGCTGCACTGGGTATCACTTTCGGTGTGGTAGTCGCTAAAGAGATCTTTGGTGGTACTGGCCGTAACTTCCTTAACCCGGCACTGGCTGGTCGTGCATTCCTGTTCTTCGCATACCCTGCGCAGATTTCAGGTGATGTGGTATGGATTGCTGCTGACGGCTTCTCTGGTGCAACGGCGCTTAGCCAGTGGGCACAGGGCGGTATGGGCGCAATCATGCACAACGTGACTGGCGAAACTATCACCTGGATGGATGCTTTCCTTGGTAATATCCCAGGTTCAATCGGTGAAGTTTCAACGCTTGCTCTTATGATTGGTGCGGCAATGATCGTCTACATGGGCATTGCATCATGGCGTATTATCGCTGGTGTCATGATCGGTATGATCGCAACATCCTTCCTGTTCAACATTATCGGCTCTGACACTAACCCAATGTTTGCTATGCCTTGGCACTGGCACCTGGTTCTGGGTGGTTTTGCATTCGGCATGTTCTTTATGGCGACAGACCCGGTATCAGCTTCATTTACTGAGAAAGGTAAGTGGGCATACGGTGCGTTAATCGGTGTTATGTGTGTACTTGTTCGAGTAGTTAACCCGGCTTACCCAGAGGGTATGATGCTGGCGATTCTGTTCGCTAACCTGTTTGCACCACTGTTCGATTACTACGTAGTTGAGAAAAACGTTAAGCGGAGGCAAGCGCGCTATGGCAAGTAA
- the nqrE gene encoding NADH:ubiquinone reductase (Na(+)-transporting) subunit E, whose protein sequence is MEHYISLLVRSIFIENLALSFFLGMCTFLAVSKKVKTSFGLGVAVIVVLTIAVPVNNVLYNLILKDSALVEGVDLSFLNFITFIGVIAALVQILEMVLDRFFPPLYNALGIFLPLITVNCAIFGGVSFMVQRDYNFAESVVYGLGSGIGWMLAIVALAGIREKMKYSDVPPGLRGLGITFITTGLMALGFMSFSGVQL, encoded by the coding sequence ATGGAACATTATATTAGCTTGCTTGTTCGTTCGATTTTTATCGAGAACTTAGCACTATCATTCTTCTTAGGTATGTGTACATTCCTTGCGGTATCTAAGAAAGTTAAAACCTCTTTTGGTCTGGGTGTCGCGGTAATCGTAGTACTGACAATTGCAGTACCTGTGAACAACGTGCTTTACAACCTGATCCTGAAAGATAGTGCATTGGTTGAAGGTGTGGACTTAAGCTTCCTTAACTTCATTACCTTTATCGGTGTTATTGCCGCATTGGTACAGATTCTGGAAATGGTCCTGGACCGCTTCTTCCCGCCTCTGTACAACGCACTGGGTATCTTCCTGCCGCTAATCACAGTTAACTGTGCGATTTTCGGTGGCGTATCCTTTATGGTTCAGCGTGACTACAACTTCGCAGAATCTGTAGTATACGGTCTGGGTTCAGGTATTGGCTGGATGCTGGCGATTGTTGCTCTTGCGGGTATCCGTGAGAAGATGAAGTACTCTGATGTACCTCCTGGCCTTCGTGGTCTGGGCATCACCTTCATTACGACAGGTCTTATGGCGTTAGGCTTTATGTCTTTCTCTGGTGTTCAACTGTAA